One Panicum virgatum strain AP13 chromosome 3N, P.virgatum_v5, whole genome shotgun sequence DNA segment encodes these proteins:
- the LOC120663940 gene encoding ATP-dependent DNA helicase DDX11-like, with product MLRNRSLQKEFRSEASGQGALDIEDLTHIGKKIGTCPNYGSREMVRSADLVVLPYQSLLLKSARESLGLNLKNSVVIIDEAHNLADSLTNMYNSKITSSQLKAVLSHLDAYLNRFHDVLGAGNRRYIQTLTVLTRSFLRVLINNQDGASTMSSMTINQFLFSLDIDNINIVKLCQYVKESNIIHKVSGYANKTTSIQDGVNQFDLQQEHDEGSSIACFQALVDFLRSLMSSNDDGRIIVAKQKLSGQPEEAYLKFVMLCAEKIFSEVTRDAYAVILAGGTLQPIEETRLRLCPSLAPADIKFFTCNHIVPPESILPIAVTRGPSGMTFDFSYSSRSSPSMIEELGRFICNIVTIVPEGVVMFFSSYDYERRVYDAWTTAGTISKICKKKHVFREPRNSADVEAVLNKYKATIQSCSKNSQDTGVNGALLLAVVGGKISEGINFSDGMGRCVIMVGLPYPSPSDVELIETIKHIESISSSFLVGDDKASGRKYDDECELQPGYNILRKCTKGGREYYENLCMKAVNQSIGRAIRHINDYAAMLLVDSRYAQTSSSKSYSSPTDKLPQWIKARLLCKKLW from the exons ATGTTAAGAAATAGAAGCCTACAGAAAGAGTTCAGGAGCGAAGCGTCAGGCCAAGGTGCATTAGACATTGAGGATTTGACGCACATAGGAAAGAAGATTGGAACATGCCCCAACTATGGTTCACGAGAAATGGTCCGCTCAGCTGACCTTGTAGTCCTTCCTTACCAGTCTTTATTACTGAAGTCTGCTAGAGAATCGCTTGGCCTTAATCTGAAGAACAGTGTTGTCATCATAGATGAGGCTCACAACTTAGCTGATTCTCTGACCAACATGTACAATTCAAAGATTACATCTTCTCAG TTGAAGGCAGTTCTTTCCCACCTGGATGCATACCTTAATAGATTTCACGATGTTTTGGGAGCTGGGAATCGAAGATACATCCAGACCTTGACAGTTTTAACAAGGTCTTTCCTACGAGTTTTGATCAACAATCAAGATGGTGCCAGCACTATGTCTTCTATGACCATAAACCAATTCTTGTTTTCCCTTGACATCGATAACATAAATATAGTGAAACTCTGTCAGTATGTAAAAGAAAGCAATATAATTCACAAG GTTAGTGGATATGCCAATAAGACAACTAGCATCCAAGATGGTGTAAATCAGTTTGATCTCCAGCAGGAACATGATGAAGGAAGCAGTATAGCATGTTTTCAGGCATTGGTTGACTTTCTACGCTCCCTTATGAGCAGCAATGATGATGGAAGAATCATTGTTGCAAAGCAAAAGCTCAGTGGACAACCTGAAGAAGCATATCTCAAATTTGTGATGCTTTGTGcggaaaaaatattttcagag GTCACTCGGGATGCTTATGCTGTTATCCTGGCTGGTGGAACCCTCCAGCCTATTGAAGAAACTAGGCTACGCTTGTGTCCAAGCTTAGCACCAGCTGATATAAAATTCTTTACGTGCAACCATATTGTTCCTCCTGAGAGTATTCTTCCCATAGCTGTTACACGTGGACCCTCAGGCATGACATTTGATTTCAGCTACAGTTCAAGGAGCTCTCCTTCCATG ATTGAAGAGCTTGGACGTTTCATCTGCAATATTGTAACAATTGTGCCTGAAGGAGTTGttatgtttttttcttcttatgaTTATGAAAGGCGTGTATATGATGCATGGACTACTGCAGGAACAATTTCCAAGATTTGTAAAAAGAAACATGTTTTCAGAGAACCAAGGAACAGTGCTGACGTTGAGGCTGTCCTCAACAAATACAAGGCGACAATTCAATCATGTAGTAAAAATTCCCAAGACACAGGCGTCAATGGGGCACTTTTATTAGCCGTCGTCGGTGGTAAGATTTCTGAAGGCATAAACTTCAGCGATGGGATGGGTCGTTGTGTAATAATGGTTGGCTTGCCTTATCCAAGTCCATCTGATGTTGAGCTGATAGAGACGATAAAGCATATCGAAAGTATTTCTAGCTCATTTTTGGTTGGAGATGATAAGGCCTCAGGTAGAAAATATGATGATGAAtgtgaacttcagcctggttaCAATATATTACGGAAGTGCACTAAAGGTGGAAGAGAGTATTATGAGAACCTGTGCATGAAAGCTGTGAATCAATCTATTG GCAGAGCAATCAGGCACATAAACGATTATGCTGCAATGCTATTGGTTGACTCTCGTTATGCACAGACTTCATCCAGCAAGAGTTATTCCAGCCCAACTGATAAGCTTCCTCAATGGATAAAAGCACGACTCTTGTGCAAAAAACTATGGTGA
- the LOC120663941 gene encoding prolamin PPROL 17D-like, which produces MKIFLVLTLLALAASSTSAQGLEPQEQPGYYGSLHPCGELLRQKCPMATGWPFLRPPMWYPSRCLAMRQECCQRIRQVEPPHRCQEVCSLVEAVLQQMLLQGSEYYELQRAALGAKNLPAMCGVSLPSYCTTPCAITGGGACC; this is translated from the coding sequence ATGAAGATCTTCCTCGTGCTCACTCTCCTCGCTCTGGCCGCGAGCAGCACCTCTGCGCAGGGCTTggagccacaggagcagccAGGCTACTACGGAAGCCTGCACCCGTGTGGCGAGCTCCTCAGGCAGAAGTGTCCCATGGCAACGGGATGGCCCTTCCTCCGGCCGCCGATGTGGTACCCGAGCAGATGTCTGGCGATGCGGCAGGAGTGCTGCCAGCGGATCAGGCAGGTGGAGCCCCCACATCGGTGCCAGGAGGTATGCAGCCTGGTTGAGGCCGTGCTACAGCAGATGCTGCTGCAGGGCTCGGAGTATTATGAACTTCAGAGGGCTGCTCTGGGTGCCAAGAACCTGCCGGCCATGTGCGGAGTTTCACTGCCAAGTTACTGCACCACTCCGTGTGCCATCACTGGTGGTGGTGCCTGCTGCTGA
- the LOC120663939 gene encoding zinc finger BED domain-containing protein RICESLEEPER 2-like — protein MAGSDEETVEVGMNEERRLCGLAGDDDEDNMDEDRAALFGATADDAIPVDGDGEHVEEPPAPDGNTAKRPRPSTSPVWADYEKLFKEINGKTVRYGARCLHCSKVYSGFSSGGTGHLSRHILVCVKKREKDRMSQSQISFTSDGSMRTWDYCPMRARTELVRLIARLDVPISLGESEAFVEYIKNAHNPKYTKVSRQTTSRDILKYFTDCKAKLVETFTTSINCVCLTSDIWSGNAKEDYISVVAHYINSDWQLEKRVLGLVLIDVSHNGQNIADRVASVLADYGLSEKVFAVTLDNASSNASAMHKLKPILSKYLGLEVIDESEYASSSLNNAVNSIFLHQRCACHILNLIVKEALTTLKPLIETFRTAISFLNSSNQRIAAYKSYCIATGVRPRKFQLDMEVRWNSTYLMLKHLFPHKSPFTTFIQAQYPRDEGEPLLLTEDHWMMAQKVLSFLELFYDATVTLSGVYYPTSPLMIHYLVKISLHLKNYANDVHIRSVVQPMIDKYNKYWRDIPLLYSFAFILDPRAKMKGFTRVLRRLGNLTSTDYSAYLVGTRARLADVYNKYDEKYGAVRLRRTDPPVLSGKSRSAWDEIYDDDGPVLGGVILPGNPNMSRDTSATSLLNAVRSSASNASELVSYLDCDTVNHLTDDFNILDWWHQHKLTYPVLSIMAKDILTVPVSTISSESTFSMTGRIIEERRRSLKPEMVEMLTCIKDWEAAEARLQQNVEDKELEEAFEELYLDS, from the coding sequence ATGGCCGGATCTGACGAAGAGACGGTGGAGGTGGGCATGAACGAGGAGCGGCGGTTGTGCGGCTTGGCCGGAGATGACGACGAGGACAACATGGACGAGGACCGCGCTGCCCTATTCGGCGCAACCGCTGATGATGCTATTcccgtcgacggcgacggcgaacaCGTTGAGGAACCACCTGCACCTGACGGTAACACCGCCAAGCGCCCACGCCCCTCTACCTCTCCTGTCTGGGCTGACTATGAGAAACTATTCAAGGAAATCAATGGTAAGACGGTCAGGTATGGAGCTCGATGCCTTCACTGCTCTAAGGTCTACTCTGGTTTCTCTAGTGGTGGCACTGGTCACTTATCCCGGCACATTTTAGTTTGCGTTAAGAAGCGTGAAAAGGATCGCATGTCTCAGTCTCAAATCTCTTTTACTTCTGATGGTAGTATGCGTACTTGGGACTACTGTCCTATGCGCGCTCGTACTGAACTTGTTCGATTGATTGCTAGACTAGATGTTCCTATCTCTCTTGGTGAATCTGAGGCTTTTGTCGAGTACATTAAAAATGCTCACAATCCTAAATATACTAAAGTGTCTAGGCAAACCACCTCTAGAGACATACTAAAGTACTTCACTGATTGCAAGGCTAAACTTGTTGAGACTTTTACTACTTCTATTAACTGTGTGTGTCTAACCTCCGACATTTGGTCTGGTAATGCCAAAGAGGATTACATTAGTGTTGTTGCTCACTACATAAACTCTGACTGGCAACTAGAGAAGAGGGTGCTTGGTCTGGTTCTTATTGATGTGTCCCACAATGGACAAAATATTGCTGACCGTGTAGCATCTGTTCTTGCTGATTATGGTTTGTCTGAAAAGGTGTTTGCTGTTACTTTGGACAATGCATCGTCTAATGCATCAGCCATGCATAAACTGAAACCTATTCTGTCTAAATACCTTGGTCTTGAAGTAATTGATGAATCAGAGTATGCATCATCTAGTTTAAACAATGCAGTCAATTCTATATTCTTGCATCAGCGTTGTGCATGTCATATTCTGAATCTGATTGTCAAGGAGGCACTAACTACTCTTAAGCCTTTGATAGAAACATTTAGAACTGCAATATCATTTTTAAATTCATCTAATCAGAGGATTGCTGCATATAAAAGCTACTGCATTGCAACTGGTGTTAGGCCTAGAAAGTTTCAACTGGACATGGAGGTTAGGTGGAATTCTACCTACCTAATGCTTAAACATCTGTTTCCTCATAAGTCCCCTTTCACTACTTTCATCCAAGCTCAGTATCCTAGGGATGAAGGTGAGCCTTTGCTGTTAACTGAGGATCATTGGATGATGGCACAAAAAGTGCTATCCTTTCTTGAGTTGTTTTATGATGCTACTGTCACATTGTCTGGTGTGTACTATCCTACATCTCCACTTATGATTCATTATCTTGTTAAGATTTCTCTGCACCTAAAAAACTATGCTAATGATGTGCACATCAGATCTGTGGTGCAACCTATGATAGACAAATATAATAAGTATTGGAGGGACATACCTTTGCTTTACTCTTTTGCATTCATCTTGGACCCCAGAGCTAAAATGAAAGGTTTTACTAGGGTGCTAAGAAGGCTAGGTAATCTCACCAGTACTGATTATTCTGCTTATTTGGTTGGCACTAGAGCTAGACTTGCTGATGTTTACAATAaatatgatgagaaatatggtgcTGTTAGGTTGAGGAGGACTGACCCTCCTGTCCTGTCTGGTAAGTCAAGATCTGCTTGGGATGAAatatatgatgatgatggtcCTGTTTTGGGTGGTGTTATCTTGCCTGGTAATCCTAACATGTCTAGAGATACATCTGCAACTTCTCTACTGAATGCAGTAAGGTCATCAGCTTCTAATGCTTCTGAACTTGTGTCCTACTTGGACTGTGACACTGTAAACCACCTAACTGATGACTTTAACATCTTGGACTGGTGGCATCAACACAAACTTACATATCCAGTATTGTCAATCATGGCTAAAGATATCTTAACTGTTCCTGTGTCTACCATATCTTCAGAATCCACTTTTAGTATGACAGGCAGGATTATCGAGGAGCGGCGAAGGAGTTTGAAGCCTGAAATGGTGGAGATGCTGACCTGCATCAAAGACTGGGAGGCTGCAGAAGCAAGACTGCAACAGAATGTGGAGGACAAGGAGCTTGAGGAAGCTTTTGAAGAACTTTATCTTGATTCATGA